The Clostridium botulinum BKT015925 genome includes the window AATATTATAAAGAAATACAAGTTATAAACAAAAAAATATATAAATCCATATCTTCTCTACTCTCATCAAATAAGACATTAACATTTACTTCTATAGCAAGTAAATGTGGATTTTCTTTATCTACAGTTTATAATAATAATTATATAAAAACTAAAATTCGTATGGAATTAATTAATAATAAAAACTTGAAATAAATACTAGTTTATGATAATATATGTTTTAAATTAAATTCTATCGTTGGAGTGATTTTATTATGAACAATATATACATGTTAAAACAAGTTAATATATTTTTCTTTAGTTTCTTTAGATAGGGTTTGTATTTATTGATTTAACCGTTCATAGATACAAACCTTCCATTTAAAGGTTTGTATCTATGAGGCTAAAGTTTATTTTATATGTTAAAAATGTAGCCACATAGATAAACTATGTGGCTTTTTTATTACTACCTAATGAGGTCACATAGAAAATTCTATGTGACCTCATTTATTATTTAAGGGGGTTTTAATTATGAAAAATGGGAAAACACGTGATTCATTCACAGGTAAATTAGGATTCATTCTTTCTTGCGTAGGAGCAGCTATAGGTCTAGGTAATATATGGATGTTCCCATATAGACTTGGTCAAAATGGTGGTGGTGCATTCTTAATTCCATATATTATATTTGTTTTTTTATTAGGAGTAACAGGTATGATTTCAGAATTTACCTTTGGAAGATATGTTGAAAGCGGGCCTTTAAAAGGCATAAAACTTATATTTAAACAAAAATCTTTAAAAGGCGGTACTATACTCGGATCTCTTCCAGTTATAAGTTTATGGGGCACTTTTATATTTTATAGTATTGTTGTTGGATGGATATTAAAATATTTCTCCTTAAGTTTTACCAATGATTTAAAGGTTGAAAACATATCTTCATATTTTAATAATTTTATAAGTAGTTATGAAGCATTATTTTGGTTATTACTTGCTATGGTACTAACTTTAATTGTTATATGTATGGGAGTATCAAAAGGAATAGAAAAATTAAATAAATTTATAATGCCATTATTATTTTTATTATTTATAATATTAACTATAAGAAGTGTTACGCTTCCTGGTGCTTTAGCTGGAATAAAATATTTATTTATTCCTAGATGGGAAAGCTTACTTAAAATTAAGACTTGGATAATGGCACTTGGTCAAGCGTTTTTTACAGTATCCCTAACAGGTTGTGCTTTAGTAGTATTCGCAAGTTATTCCGGTAAAGATGTAAATCTATCTTCTGTAGCAATTCAAACAGCTATATTCGATACTATAGCCGCACTACTTGCAGCACTAATGATAATCCCTGCTACATTTGCTTTTAATTTAGATGTTACCTCAGGCCCAGCACTTATGTTTATTACAGTTCCAACTATATTTAAGTGTTTGCCTCATGGTCATATTTTTAGTGCAATCTTTTTCTTAAGTATGATTTTTGCAGCAATATCATCTTCTGTTATAATGCTTGAAGGTCCTGTAGAAGCTGTATTATCTCAAAGTAAATTTCATAGAAAAAAAGTAGCTCTATGTATTGCAATTGTTAGTTTTTTAATAGCTATACCACTTTGTCTTAATATTAATGCTTTTACTATGTTTTCTGATATTATAACAATAGTTCTTTCACCAATAGGAACTTTAATAATATCTATAGTTCTATATTATATTCTTGGCAAAGATATAGCCTTAAAAGAAATAAATCTTGGAAGACCAACGAAAATAAACACTAAATTTGTATTCATAGCAAAGTATGTATTTGTAGTAGTAACTCTAATTGTTATAATTTTAGGAATTATTTATGGAGGTATTTAAAAATTACTTAAGTATATAAATAAAGATCATCTTGTATCTTCAAGATGATCTTTTAATTAATTCTATAATTTTAAATAATATTGCATTGTGATTTAATTGCATTGGTTCATTATACGGAAACATATAATATAATCTTATAAAATAAACTATAATTGCTAAAATTAAACATACATTTAAGCACTTATGAAAATTATCTTTATTAAATTTATAAAAGCATAAAATGATTATAGGTAATATATACAACGGATGATAATATACTGCTTTTAATGGATGTCCTTTTATCAAACTGACATACGCCCTTGTTATGCCACAAGCCGGACAAGGTATTCCTATGAATCCTCTTATAATACATATACTAGTAGTAATTTTAGAATATATAATAAAGAAAAAATACATAACTACTAATAACAGTACTTTTTTTAATAAACTGTTTTCCATAGTTTATTAAGATTATATTGAATTATAGCATTAGCTATAATTGGTAATGCAA containing:
- a CDS encoding sodium-dependent transporter; translation: MKNGKTRDSFTGKLGFILSCVGAAIGLGNIWMFPYRLGQNGGGAFLIPYIIFVFLLGVTGMISEFTFGRYVESGPLKGIKLIFKQKSLKGGTILGSLPVISLWGTFIFYSIVVGWILKYFSLSFTNDLKVENISSYFNNFISSYEALFWLLLAMVLTLIVICMGVSKGIEKLNKFIMPLLFLLFIILTIRSVTLPGALAGIKYLFIPRWESLLKIKTWIMALGQAFFTVSLTGCALVVFASYSGKDVNLSSVAIQTAIFDTIAALLAALMIIPATFAFNLDVTSGPALMFITVPTIFKCLPHGHIFSAIFFLSMIFAAISSSVIMLEGPVEAVLSQSKFHRKKVALCIAIVSFLIAIPLCLNINAFTMFSDIITIVLSPIGTLIISIVLYYILGKDIALKEINLGRPTKINTKFVFIAKYVFVVVTLIVIILGIIYGGI
- a CDS encoding DUF2752 domain-containing protein; translated protein: MENSLLKKVLLLVVMYFFFIIYSKITTSICIIRGFIGIPCPACGITRAYVSLIKGHPLKAVYYHPLYILPIIILCFYKFNKDNFHKCLNVCLILAIIVYFIRLYYMFPYNEPMQLNHNAILFKIIELIKRSS